In the Helianthus annuus cultivar XRQ/B chromosome 11, HanXRQr2.0-SUNRISE, whole genome shotgun sequence genome, one interval contains:
- the LOC110887984 gene encoding uncharacterized protein LOC110887984 — MTESSRKSDVKGGLPSYKICGKAHKGECNFKDKPCPICGKTGHTALICPRKVSVCYKCNQPGHKKSECPELVGKKDVKDTQAEIQKSKARSFHRTAAEAKIEPDVVSGTFAVNSIPARILFDTGASNNKSFIVCDVCQNCKLSIDDEEYSIDLIPMLMGEFQVVVGMDWLS, encoded by the exons ATGACAGAATCTTCGAGAAAGTCGGATGTGAAAGGCGGGTTGCCAAGTTATAAAATATGTGGAAAGGCTCACAAGGGCGAATGTAATTTCAAAGACAAACCTTGCCCTATTTGCGGGAAGACAGGGCATACGGCTTTGATATGCCCCAGAAAGGTCTCTGTTTGCTACAAGTGCAACCAACCAGGCCATAAGAAATCTGAATGCCCAGAACTGGTAGGAAAGAAAGATGTGAAGGATACGCAAGCAGAAATCCAGAAGTCGAAGGCAAGATCTTTTCATCGGACCGCGGCAGAAGCCAAGATTGAACCCGATGTGGTTTCAGGTACATTTGCCGTAAACTCTATTCCCGCACGTATtttgtttgatacgggtgcga GTAATAATAAGAGTTTTATCGTTTGTGATGTTTGTCAAAACTGCAAATTGAGTATCGATGATGAAGAATACTCAATAGACTTAATCCCGATGttgatgggagaattccaagtggttgtcggaatggattggttgtcctgA